A part of Vibrio sp. B1FLJ16 genomic DNA contains:
- a CDS encoding Nif3-like dinuclear metal center hexameric protein gives MNNLKLEQILNDKLSPQLIKDYAPNGLQVEGTSAVKRIVTGVTASQALIDKAVELNADALLVHHGYFWKGEPEPIRGMKGKRIRSLIKNDINLYGYHLPLDIHPELGNNVELARLLEIEVEGGLEGHPQSVAMYGRLKKPMTGAEFASKINQVLDREPLHIAPENADKMIETVGWCTGGGQDFIELAVQHGLDAFISGEISERTTYTAREMDIHYFAAGHHATERYGIKALGKWLADEYGLLVEFIDIDNPV, from the coding sequence ATGAATAATTTAAAGCTAGAACAGATTCTTAACGACAAACTTTCACCGCAGTTAATTAAAGATTACGCTCCGAATGGATTGCAGGTAGAGGGCACATCAGCGGTGAAGCGTATTGTCACTGGTGTCACTGCTTCACAAGCTTTGATTGATAAGGCTGTTGAACTTAACGCCGATGCTTTGCTTGTCCATCATGGTTACTTCTGGAAAGGTGAGCCTGAGCCCATCCGTGGCATGAAGGGAAAGCGGATCCGTAGTTTAATTAAGAATGACATCAACTTATATGGTTATCATCTACCGCTAGATATTCACCCAGAACTCGGAAACAACGTTGAGCTTGCTCGTCTGCTTGAAATTGAAGTTGAAGGCGGCTTGGAAGGGCATCCACAGTCAGTAGCGATGTATGGACGTTTGAAAAAGCCGATGACAGGTGCTGAATTTGCGAGCAAGATCAACCAAGTGCTTGATAGAGAACCTCTGCACATCGCTCCTGAAAATGCAGATAAAATGATCGAGACCGTAGGTTGGTGTACGGGGGGCGGTCAAGATTTCATTGAGTTAGCTGTTCAGCATGGATTGGATGCGTTTATTTCCGGTGAGATTTCTGAGCGTACGACGTATACAGCACGTGAGATGGATATTCATTATTTTGCAGCGGGTCACCATGCAACAGAGCGTTACGGCATCAAAGCGCTTGGAAAGTGGTTAGCTGACGAATACGGCTTACTGGTTGAGTTTATAGATATTGATAATCCGGTTTAA